The Glycine soja cultivar W05 chromosome 8, ASM419377v2, whole genome shotgun sequence genome has a window encoding:
- the LOC114421696 gene encoding 60S ribosomal protein L32-1-like, translating into MAVPLLSKKIVKKRVKKFKRPQSDRKISVKTNWRRPKGIDSRVRRKFKGCTLMPNIGYGSDKKTRHYLPNGFKKFVVHNVKDLELLMMHNRTYCAEIAHNISTRKRKDIVERAAQLDVVVTNKTARLRSQEDE; encoded by the exons ATGGCGGTGCCTCTGCTCTCAAAGAAGATCGTGAAGAAGAGGGTAAAGAAGTTCAAGAGGCCTCAGAGTGACAGGAAAATTTCCGTCAAG ACTAACTGGCGCAGACCAAAGGGTATCGATTCCCGTGTTAGGAGAAAGTTCAAGGGATGCACTTTGATGCCAAACATTGGTTATGGTTCAGACAAGAAGACCCGCCACTATCTCCCTAATGGTTTCAAGAAATTTGTTGTTCACAATGTGAAGGATTTGGAACTGCTCATGATGCACAACAG gACTTACTGTGCTGAGATTGCCCACAATATATCcacaagaaagagaaaagatatAGTCGAGAGAGCCGCGCAGCTTGATGTTGTTGTGACAAACAAAACTGCCAGATTACGCAGCCAGGAGGATGAATAG
- the LOC114421699 gene encoding 60S ribosomal protein L32-1-like: MAVPLLSKKIVKKRLKKFKRPQSDRKISVKTNWRRPKGIDSRVRRKFKGCTLMPNIGYASDKKTRHYLPNGFKKFVVHNVKDLELLMMHNRTYCAEIAHNISTRKRKDIVERAAQLDVVVTNKTARLRSQEDE; encoded by the exons ATGGCGGTGCCTCTTCTCTCGAAGAAGATCGTGAAGAAGAGGCTGAAGAAGTTCAAGAGGCCTCAAAGTGACAGGAAGATTTCTGTGAAG ACAAACTGGCGCAGACCAAAGGGTATCGATTCCCGTGTTAGGAGAAAGTTCAAGGGATGCACTTTGATGCCGAACATTGGTTATGCTTCAGACAAGAAGACCCGCCACTATCTCCCGAATGGTTTCAAGAAATTTGTTGTTCACAATGTGAAGGATTTGGAACTGCTCATGATGCACAACAG GACTTACTGTGCTGAGATTGCCCACAATATATCcacaagaaagagaaaagatatAGTCGAGAGAGCCGCGCAGCTTGATGTTGTTGTGACAAATAAAACGGCCAGATTACGTAGCCAGGAGGATGAATAG
- the LOC114421697 gene encoding uncharacterized protein LOC114421697: MKDSNSSSSSNRTEPIAQNIIKLISNLCFSLFVFSVLIFTVIAITYQPPDPWLQSTPALTNLFTQSENATFRIDSSVLRTGEDLSPSPQDPPLPPPPPSEPLIDITQQQIANSTVNSTTDSTAYSTDAQPPSLPACDETLNCSNPRVLIAIQRFNLRAFKSIAFFDYQPPMNGSVPGECDVAWRFRNKRERSWRKYRDFRRFKIAVTDDCRYKVVHAGGWHSGANARRNVTRTGAGRGGKSLPPRASARDDEINDTIPTLGSETNFRNGKYLYYSRGGDYCKGMNHYLWSFLCGLGEAMFLNRTFVMDLSVCLASTYNPSNKDEEGKDFRYYFDFEHLKETASIVEEGEFLRDWKKWDKTHLKKKKVPVRKVVNHKVTPMQLKKDKSTIIWRQFDAPEPENYWYRVCEGEAAQYVQRPWHAVWKSKRLMNIVTEISGRLDWDFDAVHVVRGEKAQNKELWPHLDYDTSPDVLVEKLKWMVQPWRHLYIATNEPYYNYFDKLRSNYKVHLLDDYKELWGNTSEWYNETTLLNSGKPVEFDGYMRVAVDTEVFYRGKTRVETFYNLTKDCKDGVNTC, encoded by the coding sequence atgaaggactCAAACTCCAGCAGTAGCAGCAACAGAACCGAACCCATTGCCCAAAACATCATCAAACTCATTAGCAACCTCTGCTTCTCCCTCTTCGTCTTCTCTGTCTTAATCTTCACCGTCATAGCCATAACCTACCAGCCCCCAGACCCATGGCTCCAGTCCACCCCAGCCCTAACCAACCTCTTCACCCAATCAGAAAACGCCACTTTCCGAATCGACTCCTCCGTCCTCAGAACCGGCGAAGACCTCTCCCCCTCCCCGCAAGACCCTCCCCTCCCGCCACCGCCCCCCTCCGAACCCCTCATCGATATAACCCAACAGCAAATCGCCAATTCCACCGTTAATTCCACCACCGACTCTACCGCTTACTCCACCGACGCGCAGCCTCCCTCTCTCCCTGCCTGCGATGAAACCCTAAACTGCTCTAACCCTCGCGTTCTTATTGCCATTCAGAGATTCAACCTCCGCGCGTTCAAGTCCATTGCCTTCTTCGACTACCAGCCGCCGATGAACGGCTCCGTCCCCGGCGAGTGCGACGTCGCATGGCGCTTCCGGAACAAGCGCGAGCGCTCCTGGCGCAAGTACCGCGACTTTCGCCGCTTCAAGATCGCCGTCACCGACGACTGCAGGTACAAGGTGGTCCACGCTGGCGGTTGGCACTCCGGCGCCAATGCTCGCCGGAATGTGACGCGAACCGGCGCCGGCAGGGGTGGTAAGTCCCTGCCGCCGCGGGCTTCGGCCCGCGACGATGAGATCAATGACACGATTCCGACTTTGGGATCGGAGACTAACTTTAGGAATGGGAAGTATTTGTACTACTCGAGAGGTGGGGATTACTGCAAGGGAATGAATCATTATTTGTGGAGTTTCTTGTGTGGATTGGGGGAAGCTATGTTTTTGAACAGGACTTTTGTTATGGATTTGAGTGTTTGTTTGGCTTCAACTTATAACCCTAGTAACAAGGATGAGGAAGGGAAGGATTTCAGGTACTATTTTGATTTCGAGCATTTGAAGGAGACGGCTTCTATTGTGGAGGAGGGTGAGTTCTTGAGGGATTGGAAGAAGTGGGATAAAACGcatttgaagaagaagaaggttcctgtTAGGAAGGTTGTCAATCACAAGGTGACTCCTATGCAGCTTAAGAAGGATAAGAGTACGATTATATGGAGGCAGTTTGATGCGCCAGAGCCTGAGAATTATTGGTATAGGGTTTGTGAAGGTGAGGCTGCTCAGTATGTTCAGAGGCCTTGGCATGCTGTGTGGAAATCCAAGAGGTTGATGAATATTGTTACTGAGATTAGTGGAAGGTTGGACTGGGATTTTGATGCGGTCCATGTGGTTCGGGGAGAGAAAGCTCAGAACAAGGAGCTGTGGCCTCATTTGGATTATGATACGTCACCAGATGTTCTTGTTGAGAAGCTCAAATGGATGGTTCAGCCTTGGAGGCATTTGTATATTGCCACCAATGAGCCTTATTATAATTACTTTGATAAGTTGAGGTCAAATTACAAGGTGCATTTGCTTGATGATTATAAGGAGCTGTGGGGAAATACAAGCGAGTGGTATAACGAGACCACGCTTCTCAACAGTGGAAAGCCTGTTGAGTTTGATGGGTACATGAGAGTTGCAGTGGATACAGAGGTCTTTTACCGTGGAAAGACACGCGTGGAAACGTTCTATAATTTGACTAAAGATTGCAAGGATGGAGTTAATACATGCTGA